The Daucus carota subsp. sativus chromosome 2, DH1 v3.0, whole genome shotgun sequence genome includes a window with the following:
- the LOC108208318 gene encoding LOW QUALITY PROTEIN: cytochrome P450 76T24 (The sequence of the model RefSeq protein was modified relative to this genomic sequence to represent the inferred CDS: deleted 1 base in 1 codon), protein MELFQSYLYLSLILLLILGYCTSIFRRKNLPPGPRGLPILGNLLEIGPNPHQSLAKLAQKYGPLMTIQQGSVTTIVASSADMARLVLQKHDADISGRIIPDAISTLEHPSHAVAWLHTGQEWRMIRRVLTTFLTNSHKLDSLCELRHGVMDQMVRHVEKISKSEGEQGVEIAKLAFTTALNQMSNTCFSTNVDELYDYQDSKGFKNAVATIMDVAMKFNVADYFPLLKAFDLQKLRPMANAAYGCLEELCDDYIHQRLQHREKKLPKHGDLLDSLIEFSQENPSDFTLKHIQVLLVELFLGGTDTSTNTTEWAMTELILHPDKMTKLRNEISESVRAKGRIQESELLKLPYLQAIVKETMRLHLAVPFLFPHKTETDVNLNGYEIPKNTPVLVNAWAIARDPTSWEDPTSFKPERFLDSEVDFKGQHFSFLPFGSGRRICPGIPLAHRVVSLMIASLVYHFEWKLPHGMKPEELDMNQTYGLTLVRAVPLVPVPVPVTQVSSYK, encoded by the exons ATGGAATTGTTTCAAAGCTATCTTTATTTGTCCTTGATTCTCTTGCTAATTCTGGGGTATTGCACCTCAATCTTTCGACGAAAAAACCTTCCCCCGGGTCCGAGAGGGCTTCCAATTCTTGGAAACTTGCTAGAAATTGGCCCAAATCCTCACCAATCCTTGGCCAAACTAGCACAGAAATATGGTCCTCTCATGACCATTCAGCAAGGCAGTGTCACCACCATCGTGGCTTCTTCAGCAGATATGGCTCGCCTTGTTCTGCAAAAGCACGACGCGGATATTTCTGGCAGGATCATCCCAGATGCCATCAGTACCCTGGAGCACCCCTCTCATGCAGTGGCGTGGCTGCACACAGGACAAGAGTGGCGCATGATTCGACGAGTTTTAACTACTTTTTTAACGAACTCACACAAGCTAGACTCCTTATGTGAGCTACGTCACGGTGTCATGGACCAAATGGTTCGGCATGTTGAAAAAATTAGCAAATCAGAAGGAGAACAAGGCGTGGAAATTGCCAAGTTGGCCTTTACGACGGCTTTAAACCAAATGTCAAACACTTGTTTCTCTACTAATGTCGACGAATTA TATGACTATCAAGATagcaaaggattcaaaaatGCTGTGGCAACTATCATGGATGTCGCGATGAAATTCAACGTTGCAGATTATTTCCCTCTGCTTAAAGCCTTTGATCTTCAAAAATTAAGGCCTATGGCTAACGCTGCATACGGTTGCCTCGAGGAACTCTGCGATGATTATATTCATCAGCGCTTACAACATAGAGAGAAAAAGTTACCAAAACACGGAGATCTCTTGGATTCTTTAATTGAATTCAGCCAAGAAAATCCATCTGATTTTACCTTGAAACACATTCAAGTCCTGTTAGTG gAGTTATTCTTAGGAGGAACCGACACGAGCACCAACACAACTGAATGGGCAATGACAGAGCTGATACTCCATCCCGACAAGATGACGAAACTACGTAACGAAATATCAGAGTCCGTAAGAGCAAAAGGAAGAATCCAAGAATCCGAGCTTCTCAAGCTACCCTACTTGCAAGCAATTGTGAAGGAAACAATGAGACTCCATTTAGCTGTTCCATTTTTATTTCCCCACAAGACCGAAACAGATGTTAATCTAAACGGTTACGAGATACCAAAGAACACACCCGTGCTAGTGAATGCATGGGCCATTGCCAGAGATCCTACTTCCTGGGAAGACCCTACAAGTTTTAAGCCCGAAAGATTCTTGGACTCAGAAGTGGATTTTAAGGGACAACATTTCTCGTTTCTTCCATTTGGGTCGGGTCGTCGGATCTGCCCCGGGATACCATTGGCGCACAGGGTGGTGAGCTTGATGATTGCTTCTTTGGTGTATCATTTTGAATGGAAGCTCCCGCACGGAATGAAGCCTGAAGAACTTGACATGAACCAGACGTACGGCCTAACACTCGTTAGGGCTGTCCCACTGGTTCCTGTCCCTGTCCCCGTTACACAGGTTTcctcatataaataa